In Geminocystis sp. NIES-3709, a single genomic region encodes these proteins:
- a CDS encoding peroxiredoxin, whose amino-acid sequence MAVIEKVPSVVFKTRVRDESIQPNPYRWEDKTTEEIFAGKKVVVFSLPGAFTPTCSSNHLPRYEELYEEFKAVGVDEIICVSVNDAFVMFKWGKEIGAKNVFLLPDGNGEFTRKMGMLVDKSNVGFGTRSWRYSMLVNDMTIEKIFVEPGFSDNCPTDPFEVSDADTMLAYLKGETPAGVSEPRKEFVG is encoded by the coding sequence ATGGCTGTTATCGAAAAAGTACCTAGTGTTGTATTTAAAACCCGTGTTCGTGATGAATCTATACAACCTAACCCCTACCGTTGGGAAGATAAAACCACTGAAGAAATTTTTGCCGGAAAGAAAGTAGTTGTATTCTCTTTACCCGGTGCATTTACTCCTACTTGTTCTTCTAATCATCTTCCTCGCTATGAAGAATTATACGAAGAATTTAAAGCTGTCGGTGTTGATGAAATCATCTGTGTATCTGTAAATGATGCTTTCGTTATGTTCAAATGGGGTAAAGAAATCGGTGCTAAAAATGTGTTTTTATTACCCGATGGTAACGGCGAATTTACTCGCAAAATGGGAATGTTAGTTGATAAGTCTAATGTAGGATTTGGTACTAGATCTTGGCGTTACTCTATGTTAGTAAATGATATGACCATTGAAAAAATCTTTGTTGAACCGGGTTTTTCTGACAACTGTCCTACAGATCCTTTTGAAGTATCTGATGCTGATACAATGTTAGCTTATCTCAAAGGTGAAACCCCTGCTGGAGTTTCCGAACCTCGTAAAGAGTTTGTGGGTTAA
- a CDS encoding Fur family transcriptional regulator, with the protein MPKQADKIIQTLKSKGLRITPQRFAVYSNLLHRSDHPTAEQILKDLNQDAPTLSQATIYLSLQTLRDVGLIREVLLEEGVCRYDANIFPHHHFRCRCCGQIEDISWESFSNLSLNKLRSGLEVDQYEVIVQGKCDRC; encoded by the coding sequence ATGCCAAAACAAGCCGATAAAATCATCCAAACCTTAAAATCAAAAGGATTAAGAATTACTCCTCAGCGTTTTGCTGTATATTCTAATTTACTCCATCGTAGTGATCACCCCACTGCGGAACAGATTTTAAAAGATCTTAATCAAGATGCACCTACTCTATCTCAGGCAACGATTTATCTTTCCTTGCAAACTCTTAGAGATGTCGGGTTAATTCGTGAAGTGTTATTGGAAGAAGGCGTATGTCGTTATGATGCTAATATTTTTCCTCATCATCATTTTCGCTGTCGGTGTTGTGGTCAAATTGAAGATATTAGCTGGGAATCTTTTTCTAATCTCAGTTTAAATAAGTTACGATCGGGCTTAGAAGTAGATCAATATGAAGTGATTGTGCAGGGTAAATGCGATCGATGTTAA
- a CDS encoding RNA polymerase sigma factor, RpoD/SigA family, producing the protein MSKFYFQPVNDRSSVSSTSHSPYPPHDSPTLNFPTPPSQNIQNINSRDLMRLYLRDIGRIRLLSKEEEITLARQIQTAQSLHQIKEQNDSVPELREYIRVMSSYDSLAGHHSQPPTVEIMANKLSISVPVLQKIILEGKQKWASLANLTIEELDKTLADGIKAKQMMIKANLRLVVSIAKKYQNRGLELLDLIQEGTLGLEKAVEKFDYTKGYHFSTYSYWWIRQGMTRAIATQGRTIRIPIHITERLNLLKKVQRQLSQTLGRMATVDEIAQKMNMTAPQLRQFLNQIPRSISLEMKVGEDYNTELVELIEAESDTPEENLMRVSMQQDLQLMMSSLNEREQKILRLRFGFENGKIYSLSDTASMMNLSRERVRQIQAKAIQKLRQPNQEKQLRDYLEIINS; encoded by the coding sequence ATGTCAAAGTTTTATTTTCAACCAGTAAACGATCGCTCATCGGTTTCGTCAACTTCTCATTCTCCTTATCCTCCTCATGACTCACCGACTTTAAATTTTCCAACTCCACCATCTCAAAACATTCAAAACATAAACTCTCGTGATTTAATGCGCCTGTATCTCCGTGATATTGGGCGCATTCGTTTATTGAGTAAAGAAGAAGAAATAACTTTAGCTAGGCAAATACAAACAGCACAATCTCTCCATCAAATCAAAGAACAAAATGACTCCGTACCCGAACTTAGGGAATATATCCGTGTAATGTCTTCTTATGATTCTTTGGCAGGGCATCACTCCCAACCTCCCACTGTGGAAATCATGGCGAATAAATTAAGTATTTCTGTTCCAGTATTGCAAAAAATTATTTTGGAAGGTAAACAAAAATGGGCTAGTTTGGCTAATTTGACGATAGAAGAACTAGATAAAACTCTTGCTGATGGCATTAAGGCTAAACAAATGATGATTAAGGCTAATTTGCGTTTAGTGGTTTCGATCGCTAAAAAGTATCAAAATCGTGGTTTAGAGCTATTAGATTTAATTCAAGAGGGTACTTTGGGCTTAGAAAAAGCAGTAGAGAAATTTGACTATACCAAAGGTTATCACTTTAGCACTTATTCCTATTGGTGGATTCGTCAGGGTATGACAAGAGCGATCGCCACTCAAGGTCGTACAATTAGAATACCTATTCATATTACAGAAAGATTAAATTTACTCAAAAAAGTTCAAAGGCAGTTATCTCAAACTTTGGGACGTATGGCAACAGTAGATGAGATTGCTCAAAAAATGAACATGACAGCACCTCAATTGCGACAATTTTTAAATCAAATTCCTCGATCGATTTCTTTAGAAATGAAAGTAGGAGAAGATTATAATACTGAATTAGTGGAATTAATTGAAGCAGAATCGGATACGCCGGAAGAAAACTTGATGCGAGTATCGATGCAACAAGATTTACAGCTAATGATGTCTAGTTTAAATGAAAGAGAACAAAAAATTCTACGATTGCGTTTTGGTTTTGAAAATGGCAAAATTTACTCTTTAAGTGATACTGCATCTATGATGAATTTATCAAGAGAAAGAGTGAGACAAATTCAGGCTAAAGCTATTCAAAAATTAAGACAACCAAATCAAGAAAAACAGTTGCGGGATTATTTAGAAATAATTAATAGTTAA
- a CDS encoding NUDIX hydrolase, protein MIVYQNPSPTVDIIIELVDQPHRPIILIERKHEPFGWAIPGGFMDYGESVENAAMREALEEVSLNVKLIEQFQVYSDPARDSRKHTMSIVFIASAIGQPKPADDALNLGIFNIWEIPNNLCFDHDLILQDYLHYRNYHIRPPIRYC, encoded by the coding sequence ATGATTGTTTATCAGAATCCTTCTCCTACAGTAGATATTATCATTGAACTTGTCGATCAACCTCATCGTCCAATTATTTTGATTGAGCGTAAACATGAGCCTTTTGGTTGGGCAATACCCGGAGGATTTATGGATTATGGGGAATCAGTGGAAAATGCAGCTATGAGAGAAGCGTTAGAAGAAGTTAGTCTTAATGTTAAGTTGATTGAGCAGTTTCAAGTATATTCTGATCCAGCTAGAGACTCCAGAAAACATACCATGAGTATAGTATTCATTGCCAGTGCGATCGGACAACCAAAACCGGCTGATGATGCTCTTAATTTAGGAATTTTTAATATATGGGAAATTCCTAACAATCTATGTTTTGATCACGATTTGATTTTACAAGATTATCTACACTATCGTAATTATCATATTCGTCCTCCCATTCGATATTGTTAA
- a CDS encoding CAAD domain-containing protein produces the protein MESQAYEQETQTQNNTPFNDDVAGVITTATTPASGDSDWQEWINVIIDYLAKLPDELGNFFSDYKQPLTTFGLIITASITVYVTLSVLDAIDNIPLLSSILELVGLGYTAWFVTRYLLKASTRQELFGEFDSLKKQILGGKTQG, from the coding sequence ATGGAATCTCAAGCCTACGAACAAGAAACTCAAACTCAAAATAACACCCCTTTTAATGATGATGTTGCTGGTGTTATTACTACTGCCACGACTCCTGCTTCTGGAGATAGTGATTGGCAAGAATGGATAAATGTAATCATTGATTATTTAGCAAAACTGCCAGACGAGTTAGGCAATTTCTTTTCTGATTATAAACAACCCTTAACTACTTTTGGCTTAATTATTACCGCCAGTATTACTGTTTATGTCACTTTATCAGTGTTAGATGCGATCGATAATATCCCCTTATTATCTTCTATTTTGGAATTAGTAGGATTAGGATATACCGCTTGGTTTGTAACTCGTTATTTACTCAAGGCTTCTACTCGTCAAGAGTTATTTGGTGAATTTGATAGCTTGAAAAAACAAATATTAGGCGGGAAAACTCAAGGTTAA